The following coding sequences lie in one Pectobacterium sp. A5351 genomic window:
- the hrpT gene encoding HrpT family type III secretion system protein: MNYKALSIMLIALLLSACNAPRQVANCASVTCRPQPETRQLIIWWQPDLRSGPADYSRVSVDE, translated from the coding sequence ATGAACTACAAAGCACTGTCCATCATGCTAATCGCTCTCTTACTCAGCGCCTGCAATGCACCACGGCAGGTCGCCAACTGCGCCTCGGTCACCTGTCGTCCGCAACCAGAAACCCGACAGCTCATCATCTGGTGGCAGCCCGATCTGCGCAGCGGCCCGGCGGATTACAGCAGGGTCAGCGTGGATGAGTGA
- the sctC gene encoding type III secretion system outer membrane ring subunit SctC, producing the protein MRKGLKRNRSYSILLAVYRWFCWAVVLIGIIPVNGMISLANAATPADWNKGAYAYSAEKTPLSAILTDFANSHGVDLVLGNIADNEVTAKIRAETPALFLDRLALEHRFQWFVYNNALYVSPQDEQASVRLEISPDAAPDIKQALSGIGLLDARFGWGELPEEGVVLVTGPQAYIDLIRNFSQQREKQDERRKVMIFPLRYASVSDRTLQYRDQKVTIPGVATILNELMDGQRAAPAGASGPMPVQPDTGMEAMRDSTRSLMTRLATRNNPGRGGEASERVTLSGKISADVRNNALLIRDDEKRRAEYQQLVEHIDVPQNLVNIDAIILDVDRTALSRLEANWQAQLGNVSAGSTMMMGRSTLFVSDFKRFFADIQALEGEGTASIVANPSVLTLENQPAIVDFSRTAFITATGERVADIQPVTAGTSLQVTPRVVGEGTQRSIQLVIDIEDGQVETGREGEASGVKRGTVSTQALIGENRALVLGGFHVEESGDRDRRIPILGDIPLLGKLFTSTRHEVSRRERLFILTPHLVGDQIDPTRYVSSANRQQLNGAMNRIAQRNGKTDLYSLIEGAFRDLASRQLPAGFQTGRNGARLGEVCRSQSGLIYDSSRYQWYDNGQVRLTVGVVRNSGTQPQRFDEAACASSRTLAVAVWPKTTLAPGESSEVFLALQPAIASQSARRPVLTSR; encoded by the coding sequence ATGCGTAAGGGACTGAAGCGTAATCGGTCGTATAGTATTTTGCTGGCGGTCTATCGCTGGTTTTGCTGGGCGGTGGTGCTGATCGGGATTATCCCTGTGAACGGGATGATTTCGCTGGCGAATGCCGCCACGCCAGCCGACTGGAATAAGGGCGCGTATGCGTATTCCGCCGAAAAAACACCGTTATCTGCGATTCTGACAGATTTTGCCAACAGCCACGGTGTGGATTTGGTGCTGGGCAATATCGCTGACAATGAGGTGACGGCGAAAATTCGGGCGGAAACCCCCGCGCTGTTTCTCGACAGACTGGCACTGGAGCACCGCTTTCAGTGGTTTGTCTATAACAACGCACTCTATGTCAGCCCGCAGGATGAGCAGGCATCGGTGCGCCTGGAGATTTCTCCGGATGCGGCACCCGATATCAAACAGGCACTCAGCGGTATCGGGCTGCTTGATGCGCGCTTCGGCTGGGGGGAATTACCTGAAGAAGGCGTGGTGCTGGTCACCGGTCCGCAGGCGTATATCGATCTGATCCGTAATTTTAGCCAGCAGCGCGAAAAGCAGGACGAACGGCGCAAAGTCATGATTTTTCCGCTGCGCTATGCCTCAGTATCCGACCGGACGCTGCAATATCGCGATCAGAAGGTCACCATTCCCGGCGTCGCGACTATTCTCAATGAGCTGATGGATGGTCAGCGTGCGGCACCGGCGGGGGCCTCGGGGCCGATGCCTGTGCAGCCGGATACGGGTATGGAAGCGATGCGGGACAGTACGCGTTCATTGATGACCCGATTGGCCACCCGTAATAATCCAGGGCGCGGCGGTGAAGCCTCGGAGCGTGTGACGCTCAGCGGCAAGATTTCCGCCGATGTGCGCAATAACGCACTGCTGATTCGGGATGATGAAAAACGTCGTGCGGAGTATCAGCAACTCGTCGAGCACATCGACGTACCGCAGAATCTGGTCAACATTGATGCCATTATTCTGGATGTGGATCGCACCGCCCTGTCGCGGCTGGAAGCGAATTGGCAGGCGCAGCTCGGCAATGTGAGCGCGGGCAGCACTATGATGATGGGGCGAAGCACCCTGTTTGTCAGTGATTTCAAACGCTTCTTCGCCGATATTCAGGCGCTGGAGGGGGAAGGAACAGCCTCGATTGTCGCCAACCCTTCCGTGCTGACGCTGGAAAATCAGCCTGCGATTGTCGATTTCAGCCGGACGGCGTTCATCACGGCGACGGGCGAACGTGTTGCGGACATTCAACCGGTGACCGCTGGTACCAGCCTACAGGTGACGCCGCGTGTGGTTGGCGAAGGAACACAGCGTAGCATCCAACTGGTTATCGATATTGAAGACGGGCAAGTGGAGACGGGACGTGAAGGGGAAGCATCAGGCGTAAAACGGGGCACCGTCAGCACCCAGGCGTTGATTGGTGAGAACCGCGCGCTAGTGTTAGGGGGGTTCCACGTTGAGGAGAGCGGTGACCGCGATCGTCGTATTCCGATCCTCGGGGATATTCCGTTGCTGGGGAAACTGTTTACCTCGACGCGTCATGAAGTCTCCCGTCGTGAACGCCTGTTTATCCTGACGCCACATCTTGTTGGCGACCAAATCGATCCCACCCGCTATGTTTCCTCCGCCAATCGCCAGCAGTTGAACGGGGCGATGAACCGCATCGCGCAGCGCAACGGAAAAACAGACCTCTATAGCCTGATTGAAGGCGCATTTCGCGATCTCGCCAGCCGTCAACTTCCTGCCGGGTTTCAGACCGGCAGGAACGGCGCGCGATTGGGCGAGGTGTGCCGCTCGCAGTCGGGTCTGATCTACGACAGTTCGCGTTATCAGTGGTACGACAACGGGCAGGTGCGCCTGACCGTCGGCGTCGTGCGCAATAGTGGAACACAACCGCAGCGTTTTGATGAAGCTGCCTGTGCCAGTAGCCGTACGCTGGCGGTCGCCGTGTGGCCAAAAACGACGCTGGCACCGGGGGAATCCAGCGAAGTGTTTCTGGCATTGCAACCCGCGATCGCGTCTCAATCAGCCCGACGCCCTGTGCTGACATCCCGATAG
- a CDS encoding type III secretion system chaperone, producing the protein MTSTELAAMLERWLNGGTSTLKLEIDGGAVAMVRQPSGVACSAAIPLRATPDDSMLARALHLADAAHAQFKDDTAILSLSPQDEQFWLWMWPDADDVMQLCRSLETLLNQRDVWLSLLVPRAKVPVSAPLNLNTLAFLQGERHA; encoded by the coding sequence ATGACTTCAACTGAGTTGGCCGCGATGCTGGAGCGTTGGCTAAACGGCGGGACGTCGACGCTGAAGCTGGAGATAGACGGTGGCGCGGTGGCGATGGTGCGGCAGCCATCGGGTGTGGCGTGCAGTGCGGCCATTCCGCTGCGCGCCACGCCCGATGACTCGATGCTGGCACGAGCATTGCACTTGGCCGATGCCGCCCACGCCCAGTTTAAGGATGACACCGCCATTCTGTCGCTCTCACCGCAGGATGAACAATTCTGGTTATGGATGTGGCCCGATGCTGATGATGTCATGCAGCTCTGCCGCAGCCTGGAAACCTTACTGAATCAACGGGACGTCTGGCTGAGTCTGCTCGTGCCACGTGCGAAGGTGCCCGTTTCCGCCCCACTGAATTTGAACACGCTGGCTTTTTTGCAAGGAGAACGACATGCGTAA
- a CDS encoding type III secretion protein HrpF encodes MSLNPIQRRLDAHLVDSQKKLDDIALNVAEGGASQADSYAFFEASMDYSNASWAVGQLLSVKHGLAKAIINDFN; translated from the coding sequence ATGTCCCTTAATCCAATCCAGCGTCGTCTTGACGCGCACTTGGTCGATTCGCAAAAAAAACTGGATGATATTGCGCTGAATGTTGCGGAAGGCGGCGCGAGCCAAGCGGATAGTTACGCCTTTTTTGAAGCCAGTATGGATTATTCCAATGCCAGTTGGGCTGTAGGGCAGTTGTTGAGTGTTAAACACGGTCTGGCAAAGGCCATCATCAATGACTTCAACTGA
- the sctL gene encoding type III secretion system stator protein SctL produces the protein MLTTKTFVTLPGASRDETVIIPAERVAAHRRSRTLWEEATAQAETIVAQAHDRARTLCTQAVEEAEAEFWQQANSLLQGIRQDRIHLEKIVITQAGQLLRDALAQLLDKTPAPSRHHALLRQLLKQQQGESRGTLYCHPTQLADVQNWLDAHAHLEWRLVSDEALDSDAMKLITAHGVMSLSWRQAVKQLMPPGYPAAM, from the coding sequence ATGCTGACGACGAAGACGTTTGTGACATTACCCGGTGCCAGTCGCGATGAGACGGTGATTATTCCGGCTGAGCGGGTTGCGGCACATCGGCGTAGCCGAACACTCTGGGAAGAGGCCACTGCGCAAGCCGAGACGATCGTGGCACAGGCGCACGATCGTGCCCGAACGCTATGCACGCAGGCGGTAGAAGAAGCGGAGGCGGAATTCTGGCAGCAGGCAAACTCGCTACTTCAGGGCATTCGGCAAGATCGAATACATCTGGAGAAGATCGTGATTACGCAAGCCGGGCAACTGCTGCGCGATGCATTGGCGCAGTTACTGGATAAGACGCCTGCGCCGTCGCGCCATCACGCTTTACTGCGGCAGTTGCTAAAGCAACAGCAGGGCGAAAGTCGGGGAACGCTGTACTGCCATCCCACTCAGCTTGCCGATGTACAGAACTGGCTGGATGCGCATGCGCATCTGGAATGGCGACTTGTTAGTGATGAGGCGCTGGATAGTGATGCAATGAAGCTGATAACGGCGCACGGTGTGATGTCGCTGAGCTGGCGTCAGGCGGTAAAACAGCTCATGCCGCCGGGATATCCTGCCGCGATGTGA
- a CDS encoding type III secretion protein, producing MIIQAQSTGRESGDDTALAWLTWWVKDCLLQADPSWWRGKVRLPESPQRHDWLHVNATQLHRHFSLPQRLPPDPLASLMQIGALDTMQRETVLRLMVRVCQPTRNLDRADAEGIWCERLAKALRPGLWLPATITFSASSSASSLPMSSAIGYQDALLLLRIRYGEACWPHLRLLFPRDAYRDGENQCHIPTMSVPAARLNALCDALIWKASAPT from the coding sequence ATGATAATACAAGCGCAAAGTACAGGGCGTGAGTCGGGTGACGACACTGCGCTGGCATGGTTGACCTGGTGGGTAAAGGACTGCCTGTTACAGGCCGATCCCAGTTGGTGGCGCGGGAAGGTTAGGCTGCCGGAGTCACCGCAGCGTCATGACTGGTTGCATGTGAATGCAACACAGCTTCATCGCCATTTTTCTCTGCCGCAGCGACTGCCGCCGGATCCGCTTGCTTCACTGATGCAAATAGGAGCGTTGGATACCATGCAGCGGGAAACGGTATTGCGCCTGATGGTGCGGGTTTGTCAGCCCACACGTAACCTGGATCGCGCTGATGCCGAGGGCATCTGGTGCGAGCGGTTGGCAAAGGCGCTACGGCCGGGCTTATGGCTACCGGCAACGATCACCTTTTCTGCGTCATCTTCCGCATCATCACTGCCGATGTCCTCTGCAATCGGCTATCAGGATGCGTTGCTGCTGCTGCGCATTCGCTATGGTGAAGCGTGCTGGCCGCATCTGCGGCTGCTTTTCCCACGTGATGCGTACCGCGACGGGGAGAATCAGTGTCATATCCCGACGATGTCAGTGCCCGCAGCCAGACTCAATGCGTTGTGCGATGCCCTGATCTGGAAAGCGTCGGCACCCACATAA
- the sctJ gene encoding type III secretion system inner membrane ring lipoprotein SctJ → MKIDKRVFLLLIGLLAGCGEPIELNRGLSENDANEAISMLGRYQIGAEKRVDKTGVTLVIDAKNMERAVNILNAAGLPKQSRTNLGEVFQKSGVISTPLEERARYIYALSQEVEATLAQIDGVLVARVHVVLPERIAPGEPVQPASAAVFIKYRAELEPDGMEPRIRRMVASSIPGLSGKDDKELAIVFVPAEPYQDTIPVVTLGPFTLTPDEMRRWQWSAGLFGLLLAGLLGWRVGTPYLLKWQQKKAG, encoded by the coding sequence ATGAAAATCGATAAGCGAGTGTTTCTTCTGCTGATCGGGCTATTGGCTGGCTGCGGCGAGCCGATTGAGCTGAATCGCGGGCTGTCGGAGAACGATGCCAACGAAGCGATTTCGATGCTCGGTCGCTATCAGATCGGCGCGGAGAAACGGGTGGACAAAACTGGCGTCACGCTGGTGATCGATGCAAAAAACATGGAACGTGCCGTCAATATTCTCAATGCGGCGGGTTTACCGAAGCAATCGCGTACCAATCTGGGCGAGGTTTTTCAGAAAAGCGGCGTGATCTCGACGCCGTTGGAAGAGCGCGCCCGCTACATCTATGCCTTATCACAGGAAGTGGAGGCGACGCTGGCGCAGATTGACGGTGTGCTGGTCGCGCGGGTACATGTGGTGTTGCCCGAGCGTATTGCCCCCGGCGAACCCGTGCAACCGGCTTCGGCGGCGGTGTTTATTAAATATCGTGCCGAACTGGAACCTGACGGGATGGAACCACGCATTCGCCGCATGGTGGCCAGCAGTATCCCTGGCCTGTCCGGTAAGGATGATAAAGAGCTGGCGATTGTCTTTGTTCCGGCCGAACCGTATCAGGACACGATCCCCGTTGTCACGCTGGGGCCGTTTACGCTCACACCGGATGAGATGCGGCGCTGGCAGTGGAGCGCTGGATTGTTCGGCCTGCTACTGGCCGGACTATTAGGCTGGCGCGTTGGCACGCCTTACCTGCTGAAGTGGCAGCAGAAAAAAGCGGGGTGA